In Erigeron canadensis isolate Cc75 chromosome 6, C_canadensis_v1, whole genome shotgun sequence, the following are encoded in one genomic region:
- the LOC122605219 gene encoding protein REVEILLE 2-like, which yields MVEARKPYTITKQREKWTQEEHEKFLEALKLYGRAWRQIEEHVGNKTAVQLRSHAQKFFSKVVRESGSVDGTEVESIEIPPPRPKRKPTHPYPRKVSLPTKKEAHSSRSTSPGSSGLSHEKGSPKSPESIQSLKLFGQTFFVVDSASPSSPDSSPKLPWNSIATDQEPDSTTHSSDRIETTTQCSSQEGKNDELGSKGDKYAKGFVPYKNWLANKSVHTFMLTDEERKDIRVSLCL from the exons atGGTTGAG GCTCGGAAACCATACACAATCACGAAACAAAGGGAGAAGTGGACACAAGAAGAGCACGAAAAGTTTCTTGAAGCTCTAAAGCTATACGGCCGAGCATGGCGACAAATTGAAG AGCACGTGGGCAACAAAACTGCAGTTCAGCTAAGAAGTCATGCTCAAAAGTTTTTCTCAAAGGTGGTTCGTGAATCGGGCAGTGTCGATGGAACAGAGGTGGAATCCATTGAAATTCCCCCACCTCGTCCAAAGAGGAAACCAACGCACCCTTATCCTCGTAAAGTATCACTTCCTACGAAGAAGGAAGCTCATTCCTCGAGGTCTACTTCTCCTGGTTCATCAGGGTTAAGTCATGAAAAGGGGTCTCCTAAATCACCTGAATCTATCCAAAGTTTGAAGCTTTTTGGGCAGACCTTTTTCGTTGTAGACTCTGCCAGCCCATCTTCTCCAGATAGCTCACCAAAACTACCATGGAACTCGATAGCTACTGATCAAGAACCAGACTCTACTACTCATTCGAGTGACCGAATTGAAACAACGACACAATGTTCATCACAAGAGGGTAAAAATGATGAACTTGGTAGCAAAGGAGACAAGTATGCAAAGGGCTTTGTGCCGTACAAAAATTGGTTAGCAAATAAGAGTGTTCATACATTCATGTTAACAGATGAAGAGAGGAAAGACATTAGAGTAAGTCTTTGCTTGTAA
- the LOC122602738 gene encoding isocitrate dehydrogenase [NADP] isoform X2: protein MGFDKIKVDNPIVEMDGDEMTRIFWQSIKEKLIFPFLDLDIKYYDLGLPNRDATDDKVTIESAEATLKYNVAIKCATITPDEARMKEFTLKSMWKSPNGTIRNILNGTVFREPIICKNIPKLIPGWTKPICIGRHAFGDQYKATDAVIKGPGKLKLVFVPEGEGETIDLEVYKFAGAGGVALSMYNTDESITAFAEASMNTAYQKKWPLYLSTKNTILKKYDGRFKDIFQEVYERNWKSKFDAAGIWYEHRLIDDMVAYALKSDGGYVWACKNYDGDVQSDMLAQGFGSLGLMTSVLVCPDGKTIEAEAAHGTVTRHYRVHQKGGETSTNSVASIFAWTRGLAHRAKLDNNPKLLDFTEKLEAACIGAVESGKMTKDLALIIHGSKLSREHYLNTEEFIDAVANELKARLGGN from the exons ATGGGTTTCGATAAGATCAAGGTTGACAACCCCATCGTTGAGATGGACG GAGATGAAATGACTCGCATCTTTTGGCAATCAATTAAGGAAAAG CTCATCTTCCCCTTCCTAGACCTGGACATAAAGTATTATGACCTCGGTCTTCCTAACAGGGATGCCACTGATGACAAAGTTACCATCGAAAGTGCTGAAGCTACTCTCAA GTACAATGTTGCAATTAAGTGTGCCACCATTACCCCAG ATGAGGCCCGTATGAAGGAGTTCACGTTAAAGAGCATGTGGAAGAGTCCAAATGGGACAATCAGGAATATTTTGAATG GAACGGTTTTCAGAGAACCAATTATTTGCAAAAACATTCCTAAACTAATTCCTG GATGGACAAAGCCGATATGCATCGGAAGACATGCATTTGGTGATCAGTACAAAGCTACCGATGCAGTTATTAAAGGACCTGGAAAACTGAAGTTGGTCTTTG TTCCTGAAGGAGAAGGTGAAACAATAGACTTGGAGGTCTACAAATTCGCTGGTGCTGGAGGGGTAGCTTTGTCAATGTACAACACTGATGAG TCCATCACTGCTTTTGCCGAGGCCTCAATGAACACGGCTTATCAGAAAAAGTGGCCACTTTATCTTAGCACAAAGAACACTATTCTTAAGAAATATGATGGAAG ATTCAAGGACATATTTCAAGAAGTATATGAAAGGAACTGGAAATCAAAGTTTGATGCCGCTGGGATATG GTATGAACACCGTCTCATTGATGATATGGTTGCTTATGCTCTTAAGAGTGATGGAGGTTATGTATGGGCATGCAAAAATTATGATGGTGATGTGCAAAGTGATATGTTAGCACAAG GATTCGGATCTCTTGGATTAATGACATCAGTCTTG GTTTGTCCTGATGGAAAGACCATCGAAGCTGAAGCAGCCCATGGCACTGTAACCCGTCATTACAGAGTGCATCAGAAGGGAGGTGAAACTAGCACAAACAGCGTGGCCTCGATCTTTGCTTGGACTCGTGGGTTGGCCCATAG GGCAAAGTTAGATAACAACCCTAagcttttggatttcactgagAAGCTGGAAGCAGCGTGCATCGGCGCAGTTGAATCTGGGAAGATGACAAAGGACCTTGCACTCATTATCCATGGATCCAA GCTCAGTAGGGAGCACTATTTGAACACAGAAGAGTTTATTGATGCTGTGGCCAATGAACTGAAAGCAAGACTCGGGG GTAATTAA
- the LOC122602738 gene encoding isocitrate dehydrogenase [NADP] isoform X1, whose translation MGFDKIKVDNPIVEMDGDEMTRIFWQSIKEKLIFPFLDLDIKYYDLGLPNRDATDDKVTIESAEATLKYNVAIKCATITPDEARMKEFTLKSMWKSPNGTIRNILNGTVFREPIICKNIPKLIPGWTKPICIGRHAFGDQYKATDAVIKGPGKLKLVFVPEGEGETIDLEVYKFAGAGGVALSMYNTDESITAFAEASMNTAYQKKWPLYLSTKNTILKKYDGRFKDIFQEVYERNWKSKFDAAGIWYEHRLIDDMVAYALKSDGGYVWACKNYDGDVQSDMLAQGFGSLGLMTSVLVCPDGKTIEAEAAHGTVTRHYRVHQKGGETSTNSVASIFAWTRGLAHRAKLDNNPKLLDFTEKLEAACIGAVESGKMTKDLALIIHGSKLSREHYLNTEEFIDAVANELKARLGGKSSL comes from the exons ATGGGTTTCGATAAGATCAAGGTTGACAACCCCATCGTTGAGATGGACG GAGATGAAATGACTCGCATCTTTTGGCAATCAATTAAGGAAAAG CTCATCTTCCCCTTCCTAGACCTGGACATAAAGTATTATGACCTCGGTCTTCCTAACAGGGATGCCACTGATGACAAAGTTACCATCGAAAGTGCTGAAGCTACTCTCAA GTACAATGTTGCAATTAAGTGTGCCACCATTACCCCAG ATGAGGCCCGTATGAAGGAGTTCACGTTAAAGAGCATGTGGAAGAGTCCAAATGGGACAATCAGGAATATTTTGAATG GAACGGTTTTCAGAGAACCAATTATTTGCAAAAACATTCCTAAACTAATTCCTG GATGGACAAAGCCGATATGCATCGGAAGACATGCATTTGGTGATCAGTACAAAGCTACCGATGCAGTTATTAAAGGACCTGGAAAACTGAAGTTGGTCTTTG TTCCTGAAGGAGAAGGTGAAACAATAGACTTGGAGGTCTACAAATTCGCTGGTGCTGGAGGGGTAGCTTTGTCAATGTACAACACTGATGAG TCCATCACTGCTTTTGCCGAGGCCTCAATGAACACGGCTTATCAGAAAAAGTGGCCACTTTATCTTAGCACAAAGAACACTATTCTTAAGAAATATGATGGAAG ATTCAAGGACATATTTCAAGAAGTATATGAAAGGAACTGGAAATCAAAGTTTGATGCCGCTGGGATATG GTATGAACACCGTCTCATTGATGATATGGTTGCTTATGCTCTTAAGAGTGATGGAGGTTATGTATGGGCATGCAAAAATTATGATGGTGATGTGCAAAGTGATATGTTAGCACAAG GATTCGGATCTCTTGGATTAATGACATCAGTCTTG GTTTGTCCTGATGGAAAGACCATCGAAGCTGAAGCAGCCCATGGCACTGTAACCCGTCATTACAGAGTGCATCAGAAGGGAGGTGAAACTAGCACAAACAGCGTGGCCTCGATCTTTGCTTGGACTCGTGGGTTGGCCCATAG GGCAAAGTTAGATAACAACCCTAagcttttggatttcactgagAAGCTGGAAGCAGCGTGCATCGGCGCAGTTGAATCTGGGAAGATGACAAAGGACCTTGCACTCATTATCCATGGATCCAA GCTCAGTAGGGAGCACTATTTGAACACAGAAGAGTTTATTGATGCTGTGGCCAATGAACTGAAAGCAAGACTCGGGGGTAAATCATCCTT GTAA